The Streptomyces racemochromogenes DNA segment CGAGATCGGGAGCTTGTCGACGATCTGGATGTTGTCGGCGCGCAGGTCGTTGTACGCCGTGTCCATGTTGTCGTAGATCTTGAAGGTGACGCCCGCGAGCTTCGCACGGCCCTCGGCCGGGTACTTGTCGAAGCGCTTGACCTTGATCTGCTTGTTGTGCTCCCAGTCGCCGTCCATCTGGAAGGGACCGTTGCCGATCGGGTGCTCGCCGAACTTCTTCGAGTCCATGGACTCGAAGGCCTTCGGCAGCGGGAAGAAGGCGTTGTAGCCCAGCATGGTCTTGAACTGGGAGAAGGGCTCCTTCAGCGTGACGGTGAAGGTCTTCTCGTCAACGACCTTGAGGCCCTTGAGCTCCTTGGCGGTGGGCTTCTTGTCCTTGCCCGGAGCGAGCTCCTCGGAGCCCTCGATCTTGGCGAAGAACGGCATGGACTCGGCCACGTTCTCCTGGTTGGCGCCCCAGTTCCAGGCACGGACGAACGACTGCGCGTCGACCTTCTCGCCGTTGTGGAAGGTGAAGCCGTCCTTGACCTTGATGGTCCAGGTCTTCGAGTCCGTGCTCTCGATGGACTCGGCGACGTCGAGCTTCGGCTCGTTGGTCTTGATGTCGTACTTGACCAGACCGCTGAAGACCGCGTTCATGACCTCGGAGCCCTCGGACTCCGCGGTGTCCTGACCGATCAGGCGGTGCTGCGGCTCGCCGAGCACAACGGTGATGCTGCCGCCCTTGCCACCGGCGTCGTTGCTACCGGTGCTGCAGGCCGTCGCGGCCATGGCCACGATCACGGCACCCGCGACCCACTTGGCGCTCGTTGCTCCGCGCATGGGTATTTGCCTCCTCAGGAGTCACTGTCGATTCGTGAAGGACCCGGTTCCCGCTGACACCCCTGACAGCGAAATCCGGTCCCATCGTGTGTGCTCGTGAGTCGACGCTCCCCACAGCGTGTGACCCATTGACCCGAGCTCAATGGAGCCAATCCTCAGGGACCGCCAGGCCGTAAACCACACTTAAGTGGTCTCGTTTTCACAACATCACCGCATGGCGAAAACCCGAAATCCGGACAAACGGATAGGAGACAGACACGTGCGAAACGGACGGTTAGCTCATCATCCGGAGCGTCACGGTCGGTATGCGGACACCAGAACGCAACAATCCGTTTGACAAACGCGAACGGCCCCTCCCCGCACCGGAGCGGTGCGGGGAGGGGCCGTTGTCAGCCGTACGGCTTTAGGCCAGAGTCCGACTCGCGGACTACTTGGCCGACTTGGCGCGCGACGCGGTGCGCGAGCGCTCCTTCTGGTCCAGGACGACCTTGCGGATGCGCACGGCCTCCGGGGTCACCTCGACGCACTCGTCGTCGCGGCAGAACTCCAGGGACTGCTCCAGGGAGAGCTTGCGCGGCGGGACGATCGCCTCGAAGGTGTCGGCGGAGGAGGAGCGCATGTTCGTGAGCTTCTTCTCCTTGGTGATGTTCACGTCCATGTCGTCGGCGCGCGAGTTCTCGCCGACGATCATGCCCTCGTACACCTCGGTGCCGGGGTCGGTGAACAGCACGCCGCGCTCCTGCAGGTTGGTCATCGCGAACGCGGTGACCGCACCGGCGCGGTCGGCGACCAGGGAGCCGTTGTTGCGGGTGACCAGCTGGCCGAACCACGGCTCGTGGCCCTCGTGGATCGAGTGGCCGATGCCGGTGCCGCGGGTCTGGGTCAGGAACTCCGTGCGGAAGCCGATGAGGCCGCGGGACGGGACGACGAACTCCATGCGGACCCAGCCGGAGCCGTGGTTCGACATGTTGTCCATGCGGCCCTTGCGGACGCCCATGAGCTGCGTGACGGCGCCCATGTGCTCCTCGGGCACGTCGATCGTCATGCGCTCGACGGGCTCGTACGTCTTGCCGTCGACCTCCTTGGTGACGACCTGCGGCTTGCCGATGGTCAGCTCGAAGCCCTCGCGGCGCATCTGCTCGACCAGGATGGCCAGCGCCAGCTCACCGCGGCCCTGCACCTCCCAGGCGTCCGGGCGCTCGGTGTCCAGGACGCGCAGCGAGACGTTGCCGATCAGCTCACGGTCCAGACGGTCCTTGACCTGGCGGGCGGTGACCTTGCGGTCCTTGACCGCGGCCTTCGCGTCCGCGCCCTTGCCGGAGCCGCCGCGGCCGACCATCGGGGAGGTGTTGGTGCCGATGACCATGGAGATGGCCGGCTCGTCCACCGTGATGAGCGGCAGCGCGATCGGGTTCTCCGGGTCGGCCAGGGTCTCGCCGATCATGATCTCGGGAATACCGGCGACGGCACAGATGTCACCGGGGCCGGCCACCTCGGCGGGCTTGCGGGTGAGCGCCTCGGTCATCATCAGCTCGGTGATGCGGACGTTGGAGATCGTGCCGTCACGCTTGATCCACGCGACGGTCTGGCCCTTGCGCAGCTCGCCCTGCTCGACGCGGAGCAGCGCGATGCGGCCGAGGAAGTTGTCGGCGTCCAGGTTGGTGACGTGGGCCTGGAGGGGGGCCTCTTCGTCGTAGGTCGGGGCCGGGACGTGCTCCAGGATGGTGGAGAAGAACGGCTCCAGGTTCTCGCTGTCGGCGGGGACGGTGCCGTCCTCCGGCTTGGTCAGCGAGGCGATGCCGTCACGGCCGCAGGCGTAGACGATCGGGAACTCGATCTGGTCCTCGTCGGCGTCCAGGTCGAGGAAGAGGTCGTACGTCTCGTTGACGACCTCGTCGATACGGGAGTCCGGGCGGTCCGTCTTGTTGATGCAGAGGATGACGGGCTTCCGCTGCTGGAGGGCCTTGCGGAGCACGAAGCGGGTCTGGGGCAGCGGACCCTCGGAGGCGTCCACCAGGAGGACGACCGCGTCCACCATCGACAGACCGCGCTCGACCTCGCCACCGAAGTCGGCGTGGCCGGGGGTGTCGATGATGTTGATCGTGATCGGGGCCCCGCCGTCCTTGGGGTGGTACTTCACCGCCGTGTTCTTGGCGAGGATCGTGATGCCCTTCTCACGCTCCAGGTCGTTCGAGTCCATCATGCGGTCGTCGAGCTGCTGGTGGGCGGCGAAGGCACCGGCCTGCTTGAGCATGGCATCGACGATGGTCGTCTTGCCATGGTCGACGTGGGCGACGATGGCGACGTTACGGATGTCGTGGCGCGTGGGCACTTCGGCGCTTCTCCCGGGATCGTGGATGGCGTCGCGTACGGCCTGGCACGCGAGCCTCTGCCGGGCGGAAACCTGCCACGGCCTTACCCCATCGTACGTCGAGTGGCGGGAACCGCCTGCCGGGGGGTCTGTCAAGGGGCCGGACGACTGAGCGACGCCGGGTTTCGGGTGGGGGGTCCCGGCGGGGGTCGCGGCCTGTGTTCATGCGGGTCAATGGGTACCTACGACCTTGCCCGCCGGGACTCCGGCGGGCAAGGAACTTGAGTCACATCTGAGCTTGCTACCCGGGGGTCAACCTGACAGTCCCCGTTATTTCACCCGATGTCCTCGGGCGCTTCTCCCCCTGCTTCCCGCCTACTTCTTCTCGCCCTCCTTGGCGCCCTTGGCGGCCGTCGGCTTCTTCCAGCCGATGTCCTGGTAGCGGGGCGTCCCCAGGCCGAAGGCCCCGGCATTGGCCAGGCCCGGCTTGGCCGCGACCAGCTCGGGACGCTGGTAGAGCGGGATGGAGCCGGCCGCCGCCCAGATGCGGGCGTCCGCCTTGCGCATCAGCTCGCGGGCCTGCGCCTCGTCCAGCTCGCCGGCCGCCTGGTCGAACAGCTGGTCGATGTGGTCGGTACCGACCCGGGTGTAGTTCTGTTCGACGAGGAGCGAGCCGTCGGCGGCCGGCTCCGGCTTGGCGAAGATCGGCCGGGCGTCGGTGGCCGGGAAGGCCGTCGCCGGCCACGAGTACAGGGCCAGGTCGTACTGGCCCGAGGCGACGTGGTCCTTGAAGAAGCTCTCGTCGGCCACCTTCTTGATCTCCGTGCTGATGCCGATCTTCTGGAGCATCTGGGAGATCCGCTCGCCGACCGAGCGCAGGGCCTCGGATCCCGGCCCCGCCGGGAGCACGAAGCGCAGGCTGAGCGGCTTGCCGTCCTTCGCGAGCATCGCCCCCGAGGTACGGGCCTGCTTGGCGGGAGCCTGCACGGGGGCCGGGCTGGCGCCCGCGGCGGGCTCCTTCGCGTCACCGTCCTCCCTGGCCTCCTCGCCCTCCGCCGGGGCCTTGGCGTCGCCCGCGGCCGCGGCGGCCCCCTTCGCGAGGGTCTCCGCCTGGGCCAGCAGGACGTGCTCCTGCTGCGCGGCGAGGGAGGCCGGGGCCAGGGCCGCCGAGGGCCCGTCCGCGCGGCCGAAGGAGGCGATGCCGTCGGCCGGGTCCGCCCCGAAGCCGCGCACCGGCGTCTGCGGCAGGACGCGCAGCCCCGCGGCGGGGGCACCGGGCAGGCCCGGACGGGTCCGGCGCAGTCCCAGGTCGGCGGTGGCCGAGCGCAGGTCGCCGTTGCGCCCGTCGTCGTCGCCCACGATGTACAGGCCGTCGTCGCCGGTGCCGTCGCCCGGCCCGGGCTTGGCGCCCGCCCGGGTCTTGGAGTCGTCCTGCGCGCTCTCGGCGCTCTCGGCCCCCGCCTTCGCCGGCTCGTTCAGCTTGCCGCCCTTGCGCCAGCCCGCGTCCGCGAGCAGGGCCTGCGCCGCCTGGGTGTCCTGGCCGCCGAGGGCGTCGCTGTTGTCGGCGTACGCCTGCTGCCCGGCCAGCGCCAGGTGGCTGCCGACCGGCTTCGCCGGCAGACCGAGCGGCTTGAGGACGATCTCGGCCAGCGTCTTGCGGTCCAGGGCGCGGGCGACGGCCCGGCGGACGCGCTCGTCCGACAGCGGGCCGGAGGCCCCGTTCATCGCCAGCTGCGTGTAGGCGGGCTCCAGCGACTTGCGGACCGTGAAGCCGCGCAGCGCCGACTGCTCCTGCGCGTACTGCTTGACGGCGTCGGCGTTCTTCTGGCGGGTCTCCTGCTCCTCCTTCGCCTTGGCCTCGTCGGCGCCGTGGGCCAGCGCCCACGAGAGGGTGGCCTGCGCGGGGGTGAGCGCGGCGCCCGGGCCGTGCGTGCCGTCGACCTGGCCGGCGTCCCGGTGGGCGAGGGCGATCCGGTCGGCGCCCGAGCGGTCGATCTCGGCCAGATCGACCTTCCCAGCGGCCAGCGCCGCCGGCCGGCCCGCCCGGGGCACCGCCGTCAGCACGAGGGTGTCGAGCTTCGCGGGCCGGCCCCACCAGCGCGGGTTGCGGGTCAGCGCCGCGGTGCCGGTCTTCTTGTCGATCGCCCCGAGGCCGAAGGGCCCGGCGGTGACCTTGAGGGCGCCGCGGGCGCCCTCGTTGAAGGCCTCCGGGGTGCCCATGACCTGCTTGGGGTAGAGCGGGCTGAACAGGGAGCGCCAGTCGGCGTACGGCCTGACGAAGGTGACCTTGACCTCCAGGTCGTTCTTGCCGCGCTCGATCTTCTCGATCCGGTCGTAGCCGGCGTTGCGGGCGGTCCAGTACGCCGAGTCCTTGCCGTTCAGGGCCCGCCACTGGGCGACGAAGTCGGCGGCGCCGATCTCGCGGCCGTCGCTCCACACCGCCTGCTGGTTCAGCTTGTACAGGACGACCTGCTTGGGCTCGCGCTCGACGACCTCGGCCTTCTCCAGGTAGTCCGGATTGGCCACCGGCCGGCCCTTGGCGTCCAGGGTGAACAGCTGGGGCAGGACCGCGCCGGCGATCCGGCTGGTGGTCGCGTCCGCGTCGGCCTGGAAGGCGTTCAGCGTCTCCGGCAGGGCGTCCACGGCCCACCGCAGCACGCCGCCGTCGGCGACCTGTTCGCGGACGGTCGCCGCGATGTCCGGGCCCGCGGCGGCCGGGCCGCCCTCGTCCTCGCCCGCGCCGCAGCCCGCGAGGAGCGGCAGTGCGAGGACTCCCGAGGTGAGGAGCGCCAAGGACCTGCGCCTTCTCTGGGTCATGGGTGGTACCTCCGGGGCGGGGCACGAGGGCCGTGAAAACAGGGTCTTGATCACGTTCGGCGGTATATGGAGCTGATCACACCGGTGTGGAAACCCACTGAAATCGACCACCCCCCGCGTCCTCCGCAGCGGCCCCGCGCCACGCCGCGAACCCCACCCGTGCGGACCAATCCCGCTTGCGCCCCCGGGGCGCGCCCCCCGCCCCCGGCCGCCGGCGGGCCGGGCGTCCAGGCGCGCGTTCCCTCGTTCGAGGGATGAAAATGGGAGCGGGGAGGGGCGCACGGTTTGCGCCTGCGCGCCCGGAATCGCTGCACGTCCCTTCACAACCGGGGACGGGAGGCGCGACACTCGCAGGCGCCCGTGAGCGTTGCCACCGCACCCTGCGGAAGTGAGGGCAAGTCATGTCCCTGCAAGACGATCTGACCGCCGTACGGCGCAGTCTCGACGAGCTGGTCCGCTCGGTGGAGCAGCTGGAGAAGGACGTCGCCCGGCAGGCGCCGGCCGGCGGCTCCAGGCCGCCGGAGAAGTCCAGGATGGTGACCATCCCGGACACCCCGTACGACACCGCGCTGTGGACGGACACCGACGACGAGGGCCTCGGCGCCCGCGACCGCCGCGCCCCCTAGGGCCCGCCGCCCGTACGCGCGCAGCACCCCCATCTGGCCCGGCCGCCCCGGCGGCCGGGCCTCCTGGGCCACCCCTCGACCACTCCACCCGGAGTTCCCTTTGGCCACAGGCACGGAACCACCCCAGCAGCGGCCCGGCGGGATCCACGGCCCCACCCGGGCCGCGATCACGGCCCGGCACCTGCGGACCGACCGGTGGTGGCTGTCGCCCGCCGGCACCGCGGCCGGGCTGCTCGCCTTCATCGCGTACTCGACCTGGCGGGCCTTCGCCAACGACCACTACTACGCGGCCCCGTACGTCTCCCCGTTCTACTCCCCCTGCCTGGCGGAGAACTGCCAGGAGATGCGCGGCGGACCCAACCTCGACCTGTTCGGCAGCTGGTGGGCCCTGTCCCCCGCCCTGCTGATCCTGGTCTTCCCGCTCGGCTTCCGGCTGACGTGCTACTACTACCGCAAGGCCTACTACCGGGGCTTCTGGGCCTCGCCGCCCGCCTGCGCCGTCGCCGAGCCGCACGCCTCGTACACGGGCGAGACCCGCTTCCCGCTGGTCCTGCAGAACCTGCACCGGTACTTCTTCTACGCGGCCGTGCCGGTCGCCGGCATCCTCACGTACGACACCGCACTGACCTTCCGCGACGAGCACTACGCCTGGGGCCACATGGGGCTGGGCACCCTCCTCTTCCTGGCCAACATCGTGCTGATCTGGGCCTACACGCTCTCCTGCCACTCCTGCCGGCACATCATGGGCGGCCGCCTCAAGCACTTCTCCCGGCACCCGGTGCGCTACCGCCTGTGGGGCTGGGTCAGCCGGCTCAACGCCCGCCACATGCAGCTCGCGTGGGCCTCCCTGATCAGCGTGGCCCTGTGTGACTTCTACGTGTACCTGCTGGCCACCGGCACCATCACCGACCCGAGGATCTTCTGAGATGGCTCAAGTGGAACGGCAGCAGTGGGACGTGGTCGTGGTCGGTGCCGGCGGTGCCGGGTTGCGGGCCGCGATCGAGGCCCGCGAGCGGGGCGCCCGTACGGCCGTGATCTGCAAGTCCCTCTTCGGCAAGGCCCACACGGTGATGGCGGAGGGCGGCATCGCCGCCGCCATGGGCAACGTCAACGAGGGCGACGGCTGGCAGGTCCACTTCCGCGACACCATGCGCGGCGGCAAGTTCCTCAACCAGTGGCGGATGGCCGAGCTGCACGCCAAGGAGGCCCCCGACCGGGTCTGGGAGCTGGAGACCTGGGGCGCCCTCTTCGACCGCACGCCCGACGGCCGGATCTCCCAGCGCAACTTCGGCGGGCACGAGTACCCGCGCCTCGCGCACGTCGGCGACCGCACCGGCCTGGAACTGATCCGCACCCTCCAACAGAAGATCGTCCAGCTCCAGCAGGAGGACTTCGGGGAGTACGGGGACCACGAGGCACGGCTCAAGGTCTTCCAGGAGTGCACGGTCACGCGGGTGTTGAAGGATCGCGGCCCCCAGGGCGGGGAGAGGGTTGCGGGGACCTTCTGCTACGAGCGCGAGACCGGCCGCTTCTTCGTCCTGGAGGCCCCCGCCGTCGTCCTGGCCACGGGCGGGATCGGCAAGTCCTTCAAGACCACCTCCAACTCCTGGGAGTACACCGGCGACGGCCACGCGCTGGCCCTGCTCGCCGGAGCCCCCCTGCTCAACATGGAGTTCGTCCAGTTCCACCCCACGGGCATGGTCTGGCCGCCCTCGGTGAAGGGCATCCTCGTCACCGAATCCGTGCGCGGCGACGGCGGGGTGCTGCGCAACTCCGAGGGCGAGCGCTTCATGTTCGACTACGTCCCGGACGTCTTCAAGGAGAAGTACGCCGAGTCGGAGGAGGAGGGCGACCGCTGGTACGAGGACCCCGACCACAACCGGCGCCCGCCCGAGCTGCTCCCCCGCGACGAGGTGGCCCGCGCCATCAACTCCGAGGTGAAGGCCGGCCGCGGCTCCCCGCACGGCGGAGTGTTCCTCGACGTGTCCACCCGGATGCCGGCCGAGAAGATCAAACGCCGGCTGCCGTCCATGTACCACCAGTTCAAGGAGCTGGCGGACGTGGACATCACCGCCGAGCCCATGGAGGTCGGCCCGACCTGCCACTACGTGATGGGCGGTATCGCGGTCGACTCCGACACCGCCGCCACCGTCGGCGTACCGGGCCTGTTCGCCGCCGGCGAGGTCGCCGGCGGCATGCACGGCTCGAACCGGCTGGGCGGCAACTCCCTCTCCGACCTGCTGGTCTTCGGCCGGCGTGCCGGACTGCACGCGGCGGAGCACGCCGCGGCCGCGGGTGCCGTACGGGCCGCCGTCTCCCAGGCGGAGATCGACGCGGCGGCCGCCGAGGCCCTCGCCCCGTTCCACGCCGCCGACGGCGCGGAGAACCCGTACACCCTCCACCAGGAGCTCCAGACGGCAATGAACGACCTGGTCGGCATCATCCGCCGCGAGGGCGAGATGGCCGAGGCCCTGGAGCGGCTGGCGGCCCTGCGCGTACGCGCCGCCCGCGCCGGGGTCGAGGGGCACCGGCAGTTCAACCCGGGCTGGCACCTGGCGCTGGACCTGCGCAACATGCTGCTGGTCAGCGAGTGCGTGGCCCGCGCCGCCCTGGAGCGCACCGAGAGCCGCGGCGGGCACACCCGCGAGGACTGCCCGGCGATGGAACGGCGGTGGCGGCCGGTGAACCTGCTGTGCCGGCCGGTCGATCCGCCCCCCGCCGACCCCGCCGCGGCGCGGATCACGCTGGAACGGGTCCGCACCGAGCCGATCCGCCCCGACCTGCTCGCGCTCTTCGAGAAGGAAGAACTGGCCAAGTACCTCGCCGAAGAGGAGCTGCACTGGTGACGACATACGAGGCACGCTTCCGGGTCTGGCGGGGCGACGCGGAGGGCGGGGGCCTGCGGGACTTCACCGTCGAGGTGCACGACGGCGAGGTGGTCCTGGACATCGTGCACCGGCTCCAGGCGACCCAGGCCGGCGACCTCGCGGTCCGCTGGAACTGCAAGGCGGGCAAGTGCGGCTCGTGCAGCGCGGAGATCAACGGCCGGCCGCGGCTGATGTGCATGACGCGGATGTCCGTCTTCGGGCGGGACGAGACCGTCACGATCACCCCGCTGCGCGCCTTCCCGGTGATCCGGGACCTGGTCACGGACGTGTCCTTCAACTACGCCAAGGCCCGCGAGGTCCCGGCCTTCGTGCCCCCGCCGGGGGTCGCCGCGGGCGAGTACCGGATGCAGCAGGTGGACGTGGAACGCTCACAGGAGTTCCGCAAGTGCATCGAGTGCTTCCTGTGCCAGGACACCTGCCACGTGGTGCGCGACCACGAGGAGAACAAGACCGTCTTCGCCGGCCCGCGCTTCCTGATGCGGGTCGCCGAGCTGGACATGCACCCGCTGGACGCGGCCGCGGACGCCGGCCTGGACCGCAAGCGCACCGCCCAGGAGGAACACGGCCTGGGCTACTGCAACATCACCAAGTGCTGCACGGAGGTCTGCCCCGAGGGCATCAAGATCACCGACAACGCCCTGATCCCGCTGAAGGAGCGGGCCGTGGACCGCAAGTACGACCCCCTGGTGTGGCTGGGGAACAAGATCCGGCGGCGTTCGGCCTCCGACCCCCGTTAGTTCACTCAGCGGTGGACAATGCCCCCTGGATGACCGTCGGACGACGTGATCTCAGGGGGCTTCGCGGTGCGGGTGGGGGAAGTACTGGCGGACCGGTACCGGCTGGACCGGCGGCTCGGCGCCGGAGGCATGGGCGAGGTGTGGCGCGGGCACGACCGGGCCCTGCACCGGGCCGTGGCGGTCAAGGTGCTGCTGGACGCGGCGACCAACGAGGAGCTGATCGCCCGGTTCCGGCGGGAGGCCACCATCGGGGCGCGCCTCCAGCACCCGGGCATCACCGTCGTGCACGACGTGGGGCAGCACGAGGGGCGGCTGTTCATCGTGATGGAGCTGCTCTCCGGGGAGGACCTGGGGGCGCGGCTGGCCCGCTCCCCCGGCGGCCTGCCGGTGGCCGAGGCGGTGGAGCTGGGCGCGCAGACGGCGGAGGCGCTGGCCGCCGCGCACGAACGGGCCGTGGTGCACCGGGACCTGAAACCCCAGAACCTCTTCCTGCTGCCCGGCGGCCGCCTCAAGATCTGCGACTTCGGCATAGCCCACTCCGCCGACGCGACGGCCGGCTGGACGGTGACCGGGCGGATGTTCGGCACCCCGCCCTACATGGCGCCCGAGCAGTGGCGCGGCGAGCACGTGGACGCCCGCTGCGACCTGTACGCGCTGGGGTGCGTGCTGTACGCCCTGCTGAGCGGGGAGCCGCCCTTCGGGTCGGCGGAGCCGATGTACGTCCTGATGCGGCGCCACGTGGAGGACGCGCCGCTGCCGCTGGCGGTGCCGGGGGTGTCCGCGGAGCTGGGCCGGCTGGTGCTGGCGCTGCTGGCGAAGGACCCGCGGGACCGGCCGGAGTCGGCGGGATGGGTGGCGGGGGCGCTGCGGGGGCTCGGGCGGATCGCGGACGGCGGCGGGGCGGGGGCCTCCACCCCGGGCGACGGGCCGTGGGGAGAGCCGGGGTCCCTGGCGGGGGCGGGGGCCGGGCCGGACGCGGAGGCGAAGGCGGGGGCCGAGACGAACTCGGGAGCCGGGCCGGATTCCCGGTCGGGGGCGGGGGCCGGGCCGGGGGCGGAGGCGGGTTCCCGGTCGGGGACGGGGGCCGGGCCGGGGGCGGAGGCGGGTTCCCGGTCGGGGGCGGGGGTGCCGCACGGGGCGGGGCGGGGGCCGGGGGCTGAGCGGGGGCCGGAGCCGGGGGGCGGGACGGGTTCCGGGCGGGGGCCGGACGGCTTCGTGCCCGCCCCGGTACGGGACTTCGTACGGGAGTTGCTGCTGGAGGCCGAGGAGACGCTGGTCTCCCTGCCGCCCGGGGCGGGAGAGGCGCGCACCGAGGGTCTCGCCCTCGCGGCGGAGGCCGCGGCGCGCTTCGACGCGGGCCTCGCCGGCCGGCTGCTGGCGGACGCCGAGCTCTGGGCCTGGACCGACGGGGACGGCGACGGCGCCCGGGTGGCCGCGCTGCTGACCTCGCTGGCCCGGCGGATCTCGCGGGACGCCCCCGCCCGCACCGAACGGGTGCTGACCGACGCGCAGCAGGCCCTGTTCGCGGTGTCGGGGCCGAAGCGGCTGACCCGGCTGCGCAAGGTCGCGGAGGAGCTCGCGGCGGTCGCCCCCGAACGCGGGGTCCGGCTGGCCCGGCGGTACTTCGCCGGCGGCCCGGCGGAGGAGGCCGTCCTGGCGCGGGCCGCACCGGCGAGCGCCGCGGCCGACCTCCCCCGCGCCGAGGGGTACCTGTCCCTGATCCAGGACCCGACGGTCCGGGCCGCCGCCGAGTCCAGGGCCGTCACCGCCGTCGCCC contains these protein-coding regions:
- a CDS encoding serine/threonine-protein kinase, with amino-acid sequence MISGGFAVRVGEVLADRYRLDRRLGAGGMGEVWRGHDRALHRAVAVKVLLDAATNEELIARFRREATIGARLQHPGITVVHDVGQHEGRLFIVMELLSGEDLGARLARSPGGLPVAEAVELGAQTAEALAAAHERAVVHRDLKPQNLFLLPGGRLKICDFGIAHSADATAGWTVTGRMFGTPPYMAPEQWRGEHVDARCDLYALGCVLYALLSGEPPFGSAEPMYVLMRRHVEDAPLPLAVPGVSAELGRLVLALLAKDPRDRPESAGWVAGALRGLGRIADGGGAGASTPGDGPWGEPGSLAGAGAGPDAEAKAGAETNSGAGPDSRSGAGAGPGAEAGSRSGTGAGPGAEAGSRSGAGVPHGAGRGPGAERGPEPGGGTGSGRGPDGFVPAPVRDFVRELLLEAEETLVSLPPGAGEARTEGLALAAEAAARFDAGLAGRLLADAELWAWTDGDGDGARVAALLTSLARRISRDAPARTERVLTDAQQALFAVSGPKRLTRLRKVAEELAAVAPERGVRLARRYFAGGPAEEAVLARAAPASAAADLPRAEGYLSLIQDPTVRAAAESRAVTAVARQDLPAALRLAARIPGGGARVRALCRVAGERSAVGDRAGAAEALALAERALADTGDGDLEAARADLEAARDLSARDLPSVLDPAVAQERAAAARRLAEPAERGRELAWIARDCTAGAPWLAAVAADPGTPPPRAPGPRPRPRPDAVGPRPTAGWRTDERPDELHAAGERAVWTTGAGVGCVDAPTGATLWTAYADEGVRARPLPEPERVWCAADADTVCVVVTSGAGSQGRLVVRDPADGRVRWWRELDGPAELIPVPGLLLHAAHEELTALDKTAGEPVWRHRLSGVPSFTVSGECLVVGGGGRLRALHLPSGTPLWSWPRGYDAGAPAAPDQAAGGPVHVLDGGVLRALDRRKGYELWRFEPGVPAAGLLVDDGVVYAAAYRAEQGWDVVFALDAESGAVRWQRPVTRREGTACVLELLGVRRGVLYVRSSHGGRRGLLGRTALPFVTGLDVTTGKPRGHRDHPAEGPGPVVAADALVFAGPALTGAPLPS